The DNA window ttgtaatttttttttcgtgTTTTATAGTTCATGATATTCATGTAGTGTTCTTCactaatattttggtatttcaTTCTTTTTTCAGAGTGATAGATTGAAGCAGGTTCAGGATTACCTTTGTACTTTAAATTCACTTTGCTCAGTTCTTGGAATGGATTTCAAACAGACTATTAGTGAAGTCCATCCAACTTTAGGTGATTCTGAAGGACCTAAGAATATAAGTAATACTACAATTGAGCTGCTGGCTGCTGCTATACATAATTTACGAGGGGTGAAAGTACAGAGGATGCAGAGggtaaattttgttttatatttctCGTTTCCTGCctgtatttttttctctttcagtTTTGGTTTATGTTGTTGACCCTCTATACTGGCAGCTACAAGATCTAGCAACAACTATGTTGGAACTATGGAATTTAATGGATACACCAATAGAAGAGCAACAGATGTTTCAAAATGTTACTTGTAACATAGCTGCTTCAGAAGATGAAATAACTGAGCTCAACGCACTCTCACTGGACTTCATCAATTATGTAATGATCTATCTGTATAATCTTTGGACGTTCattatttttccttttattttctaaatcaTAAAGGGAAGTgacctttttattttatttatttcataggTTGAGGCTGAAGTGTCTAGGTTAGAAGAATTCAAAGCTAGTAAAATGAAAGAGCTTGTTCTCAAAAAGAGGTCAGAATTGGAGGAGATTTGTAGGAAGACTCATATGGTCCTAGAGACAGATAGTGCACTGGAATGTTCCATTGAAGCTATTGAGTCTGGTAAATACTTTTATTTAATATCTTGTCATAGTTCCATTAAATTCTTTGCTGCTCTTTACTTGTTTTCTTATGTCTtcatatttgtattttttcagGAGCCGTGGACCCTGCTTTGATCCTTGAGCAAATTGAGCTTCAAATCTCTAAAGTTAAAGAGGAAGCATTTAGCAGGAAAGATATACTTGAAAAAGTTGAGAAATGGTTGGTTGCTTGTGATGAAGAATGCTGGCTTGAGGAGTATAATAGGGTAGGTGTTTAAGACATTTTGTCATTTTGATTGTTGTATCCATATTCATAAGCCTTTTCAAATACATTAATCCATAAAACACTTTCCTTTGGTTAAACCATTTTGCTATTTTatggtgttttcttaggatgaAAATCGGTACAATGCTGGAAGAGGAGCTCATTTAACTCTCAAGCGCGCCGAGAAAGCTCGTACTTTGGTTAATAAACTTCCAGGTGAGAACTGTCTTACCAAAGTCAGTATTTTTTTCCTTTAGGATTATGTTCGGCATCTAAAACTTGTTGGAATATCTTGATACAATTTAGCTTCCATTTTCTTTGTACCtccatttattttatattggtAAAGCTTAACAGTCAACATTCTTGGGTTACATTCAGCAATGGTCGATCAACTGGCTTCAAAAACAGTATCGTGGGAGAGGGAGAAAGGCTCTGAGTTTACTTATGATGGTGTAAGTACATGTCTCAAAATTCTgaaaacatataaatttttttatttattttaaattagctATAAAAATAGTCCTCTAAAACGTTTATTTGCTGTTGTTTGTTTACTGTctgaaatatttttaacaatgcttcatttttcttttctttaacaTTGTTTAGATTCGACTTCTGTCCATGCTTGAAGAGTATACTATATTACGGCAAGAGAAGGAGCAAGAACGTCGTAGACAGCGGGTATATTTGACTTGTTTCTTCCACAATAACTTTTTTCGTCTGAAAAATGTTTCAGGATTAGTATAACATTCTTCGTAATATCTACTAAgtgatcaaaataagaaacatATTAACTAGTGAGTTATATAACTTCTTGTGCCTAACTACAATATCTCTCTTACAGGAACATAAGAAACTTCAGGGACAGCTGATAGCTGAACAAGAGGCACTTTATGGGTCAAAACCAAGTCCTTCCAAGCCAAGTGTTAAAAAGGGTCCTAGAATGTCAACTGGAGGTGCAAGTAATAGAAGACTCTCCCTTGGAGGAGCAATGATTCAAACTCCTAAACCTGATCACTCTGTCAAAGCGACTCCACATTCACGTCCAGGTAGTCGAAAGAGTGATCGAGTGGTTCCAAACGAGCTGTTTAATAATAAGCATATGGATGATAGCTTCACAGGTTTATCATCAAATGGTAAATCTCATTATCTGCCAATGTTTATGATGATAGCTTCTTAAGCAAGTTGGGCAATGTTCTTCTACTGTTATCTTTTTATTTACCATTTTCATGTGTTTACGCAGGTGCCAAAGGCTTTGATGCTGCAttaaatagaaaccattctttTGGTGCTCGTGAAGTCGAATCGCCAATGAAGCGGAAACCTTTCTCACCAATATCTTCAACGTCATTAAAAACCAACATAACAACAAATTTATCAGAAGATCATTTGAGCATAGCACATCATGACAACACAGTACAGAAAACACTTCATGCAATTAATATGCCGTTCACTACACCTTCAAAGAATTCCACTAGTGTTGCAGATGAAGAGAATAAGACTCCTAGGGTGATGCCAATGTCAGTGCCAAGTACCCCTTCAACAGTATCAGTCCCAATGCAAACGGTAATGACTCCAGCACATGCATTGATTCCTTATGCTTCCAATGTAACAGAAGAAATTCCTGAAGAAATCGAGTACTCTTTTGAGGAAAGAAGAGCTGGTTTTGTGCTTCCCAAATCACACATTAAGTCCCTCGTACAAGTTTGATATATTTGGGATCTTTGCGCTTCAGTGCTATTCTTCATCTTCTGTTTTTttaggaaattttattttaagtcaATTGCAATTGGCTTGTTTGGTTTCTGTACAGAGTCTAAAAGCACTGAACATGAACTTTTAAGTGTTTGAAGCTGTTTTTGAGCACACTCCCTTTCTCACTAGTTTTCTAAATGTTTGTTATGCGTTGTCTTTTCATCTTTCAACTATGAGAAAACTTCATTGAAATTGAAATGTGTAAAAGTTCAAACCCGATTCTTTCTTTTCAACTATGACTCGTGTGAAGTTGGATATATATTTCAAATGATCAACAAGAAAATCGATAGAGTCGAATAAGATTCGGGTTAAAATAATGGCTGTATATACAGTCAAGACAGGAAGATTGCAAAATATTCCAAGCTCTACTCTGGGCTGGGAATCTTTGATTATGTGGATAACAAGTGTAGCACTTTTTGTGTAAGCAAGCTTGTCTATTTTGTCAGATAATGGCCAATCCTTCCTTACAAATACTAGCTTTGATTCTTTTTGTTCttattttgtttgtgaaaaaagGTATTGATTGCTGCTTCTTTCTTTGACTGTTTCCGCTTTTCATCACTAATAAAAGTTtcttaacaatataaaataaaatgttgaGTTGCAAAATGTGAAAGAAAAACATCAGATGGAGAAGAACAAAATTATCTTTGGGTTATTAAGGTGATTTCCATTGAATCAAAGCAAAATGATCTAATATTGTCAAAACAGTCCCACTGTCCTTAGCCCTAGAACAAGTGGTACTTCCTCTTGAGTCTATAGcaatatcatataaaataaaaatacatatatatatttttccgaGATTCTTTTTCTGCTCTAATTTGATGAGTTCACGAAAGTGGtttacttatattttttttgaacacGAAAGAgttttaatttcaattttttttgttttgttaagttatttttattttacagtgGCATTAACAGTAGATAGCTTAAACAATGGGGGCATTTgtcattttaattaaattttaaatggtCAACTTTAATTTAACTGAAAAGACAAAGAGCTTGTCAGTAGTTGGAAAATTGGTATGGCTCCAACGTTTGCTTTACAGCTTTGAATTATGTATTCTTTATATATAActttaaataaagaaataacaatataaataataaaaaaaagcatTTTTCTTTACAGAAAAAtcatatttagaaatattttcaCATTTACTATCACTGcccaatttattatttaattcacTTTTATTAAATTTCCAAGACGGACGCGAACCATTTTCTTAACCAAATTTTATACTTTGAATTTtgcaattaaatattaattgttaatttaattcccctatatttaattatatatttttaatgatttattttattttattttatttttccttttatttttctactttatttatttCTCTTCTTTACCTGCAAAACCCTAAATTCACATCACTAGGAAGTATTTCAGAAATCACATCCTAAATttgttatataattatttttttcttttaattcttttacgttttctgtaattttttttgggtgaaaaattCAGAGTTTACCACTGAAGCTGAGTTCTATGTCTAAAATGGTGGATGCACAAGTCAGAAAAGTGCAGAAATTGTAGCTTTGAAAGCTTGATCTTACATTGAGGATGAGGTGTTGGCTCTCTGGGGTTTctgtatatttttttctataatttATTGGAACCTTTTGAGCTTCATTTTGCCCATATTGTAAGcttctttttcattttgcaattagcttaattttttttttttgtccgggtttatataaatatatttcttccCCAGGAACTGAAATCCTTGATGGGTCAATTTCTAAAGTTTTAGGGGTTTAAGTGTTTCTGTAATTAGTTTTCTTGGGTTTTTGGTGGGTTTTTCTTGTCTTGGATTTTGTATACATTAGAATGGAGGAAAAAGAAAGTTCGGCTTCTGGGGTCGCAGTGAGTGGTGAAGGAGTCCCAGATAGCTATAGGGTCGCCCCGAGAAACGAAAACTCGACCCAATTTAGTGGTCCCACAGTGACAGCTGCACCAGCGCCGGCCTCGGCCTCAGCTTCGCCGGCACTGCATAGTACGGaa is part of the Cannabis sativa cultivar Pink pepper isolate KNU-18-1 chromosome 5, ASM2916894v1, whole genome shotgun sequence genome and encodes:
- the LOC115717662 gene encoding 65-kDa microtubule-associated protein 3; its protein translation is MSSVQLDPLQQVETTCGTLLYELQIIWDEVGETDTDRDKMLLELEQECLEVYRRKVDQANRCRAQLRQAIADAEADLAAICSAMGERPVHIRQSDQSIGSLKEELRKILPQLEEMRKRKSERRKQFLDVLEEIRNISNEIYESPEYIPSATIDETDFTLRKLEELHRQLHALQKEKSDRLKQVQDYLCTLNSLCSVLGMDFKQTISEVHPTLGDSEGPKNISNTTIELLAAAIHNLRGVKVQRMQRLQDLATTMLELWNLMDTPIEEQQMFQNVTCNIAASEDEITELNALSLDFINYVEAEVSRLEEFKASKMKELVLKKRSELEEICRKTHMVLETDSALECSIEAIESGAVDPALILEQIELQISKVKEEAFSRKDILEKVEKWLVACDEECWLEEYNRDENRYNAGRGAHLTLKRAEKARTLVNKLPAMVDQLASKTVSWEREKGSEFTYDGIRLLSMLEEYTILRQEKEQERRRQREHKKLQGQLIAEQEALYGSKPSPSKPSVKKGPRMSTGGASNRRLSLGGAMIQTPKPDHSVKATPHSRPGSRKSDRVVPNELFNNKHMDDSFTGLSSNGAKGFDAALNRNHSFGAREVESPMKRKPFSPISSTSLKTNITTNLSEDHLSIAHHDNTVQKTLHAINMPFTTPSKNSTSVADEENKTPRVMPMSVPSTPSTVSVPMQTVMTPAHALIPYASNVTEEIPEEIEYSFEERRAGFVLPKSHIKSLVQV